The window CACCCCCGGCCGATTTTACGCGACTATGGAAGGGTATCTATAAACCTCTTCACCATCATTTCGATGTCGTCTCTCGTCTGCCGCATCACCTCGATGGATTGCCCGGCCGGGTCGGCCAGATCCCAATCGCGGCGCTCGGCGCCCGGTACGAACGGGCACTGTTCACCGCATCCCATGGTGATGATGATCTCTGGACGTTGGCCCGCAATGGCGGTTCTCAGCAATTGGGTGGTACAAAAACCCATATCCACGCCCTTTTCCTGCATCACCTCGACCATGAGCGGGTTGACCTGAGCGGCCGGTTCGCTTCCGGCGCAAGCCACGTCCAATCGATGACCACCGTAAAGGCGAGCGAAAGCCGCCGCCATCTGGCTGCGGCATGCATTTTCCCGACAGGCGAAGAGCACCCGCCGGCGCCCGATCAGGTCCTGGGTCAACTCGCGGACCGCCCGAGCCACGTCCGAATGCAGGTCTGGCTGGTCCTTGATCTGCCCACGGGCTTCGATCCGCCGGTAAGTGAGGCTGCCGGCGAATCGTGCGCTGATGCCGTCGAAGAAGTATTTGGCCGTTAGGTTCAAACCGTCGAAAAGCTGTTTTCCAGAAGTAGCCCCAACGGAAAGCATGTAGCCACGCCGTATGGCGTGCCCGGGGTCCTTGAGC is drawn from Desulfatitalea tepidiphila and contains these coding sequences:
- a CDS encoding NAD(P)H-dependent oxidoreductase, whose amino-acid sequence is MLALGLQGSPRKKGNSDILLAAFMQELAQLGIEIQTIDVCRRHIDPCKEFTVCEKKGICPIDDDMSREIYALLRKADIIVAASPIFFYNVTAQLKALIDRCQTLWSRKYMLKLKDPGHAIRRGYMLSVGATSGKQLFDGLNLTAKYFFDGISARFAGSLTYRRIEARGQIKDQPDLHSDVARAVRELTQDLIGRRRVLFACRENACRSQMAAAFARLYGGHRLDVACAGSEPAAQVNPLMVEVMQEKGVDMGFCTTQLLRTAIAGQRPEIIITMGCGEQCPFVPGAERRDWDLADPAGQSIEVMRQTRDDIEMMVKRFIDTLP